CAAACAGTGATGAGGTGATCGAGATATGTTCATTTCCTCCTGGCGGAAAAGTCGAGGTGCCGGAGGACCTTGTGCATCTGGCCTTCGAAGTGGATGACCTTGATCAGATGATCCTGCACTTTAAGGAGAAGGGAGTCCTGATTACAGATGGCCCGACAGTGACCTCGTCAGGCAGCCGTCTCTGTTTTATCGAGGCCCCGGATAAGTACGAGGTCGAATTGATCGAGCGGCCCGTGAAGTAGGACTTAGATGCGGCATGGTGATTATTTAACTTTTCCACCGGTCGTTCTATGTTTTACCTGATGGACGTCCTAAGACCGGGTGAGGAGGAAGCGCCTGTGCGAAATATCACTCCAAGCAAGTACTGGTATCTAAAACAGATCAAATTGTTCTCTGACCTTTCTGATGAAGAGTTGAAGACCATGGAGGCTATGACCAGAATGGAATCTGTCCGGAAGCGACAGATTGTCTATATCCCCGGTGAACCTGGCAATTCTGTTTACATTCTTAAAGAGGGGCGGATTAAGATTTCGAGGCTAATGGAAGATGGTCGTGAGCTTACACTGGTCATCTTAGAGCCCGGAGAGATTTTCGAGGAAATAGATGCCCTGGAAAATACCAGCAGAGACACCATGGCATCTGCAATGGATGACTCCAATATATGTGTTATCCGAAAGGAAGACTTTGAGAAATTCCTCAGGACTAAACCGGACATACCTATCAAATTAACAAAGTTGATCGGGCTGCGTCTTAAAAGGATCGAAAACCGCATTGAAAATCTACTATACAAGGAT
The sequence above is drawn from the Candidatus Schekmanbacteria bacterium genome and encodes:
- a CDS encoding VOC family protein — encoded protein: MIKKLLHTRMRVNDMEETLRFYVDVLGLTVENRKRSPRGSELVFLSVPNSDEVIEICSFPPGGKVEVPEDLVHLAFEVDDLDQMILHFKEKGVLITDGPTVTSSGSRLCFIEAPDKYEVELIERPVK
- a CDS encoding Crp/Fnr family transcriptional regulator: MRNITPSKYWYLKQIKLFSDLSDEELKTMEAMTRMESVRKRQIVYIPGEPGNSVYILKEGRIKISRLMEDGRELTLVILEPGEIFEEIDALENTSRDTMASAMDDSNICVIRKEDFEKFLRTKPDIPIKLTKLIGLRLKRIENRIENLLYKDVPSRLAHILLDLSNEAGHIDNMGIRLKARLTHQELANLIASTRETVSLTLREFRDKGLIEFNRKEIIIRNKNGLIKYL